Proteins encoded together in one Falco biarmicus isolate bFalBia1 chromosome 4, bFalBia1.pri, whole genome shotgun sequence window:
- the TOMM7 gene encoding mitochondrial import receptor subunit TOM7 homolog: protein MPKLSKEAKQRLQQLFKGGQFAIRWGFIPVVLYLGFKRGADPGMPEPTIWSLLWG from the exons ATGCCGAAGCTCAGCAAGGAGGCCAAGCagcggctgcagcagctcttcaagGGCGGCCAGTTCGCCATCCGCTGGGGCTTCATCCCCGTCGTGCTTTACTTAG GTTTTAAGAGAGGTGCGGATCCTGGAATGCCTGAGCCAACTATCTGGAG TCTACTTTGGGGATGA